The Brachyhypopomus gauderio isolate BG-103 chromosome 2, BGAUD_0.2, whole genome shotgun sequence genome contains a region encoding:
- the rrn3 gene encoding RNA polymerase I-specific transcription initiation factor RRN3 — MEVERDFMNSPPVKTVRFGGSVVNTLAKLKQGDTSDYEMIKTQLSDPDIKDAQIINWLQEFRSCVTQLGKDHEHLIHVVLRLPWLGRSPAVVDEYLAFLNNLVSAQTVYLRPCLKMVVSNFTPKRIKIQEGNVDISDSDDDDENLPRIFEHCHQALQMIAKYVPSTSRFLMPILTENFPFVQKSSRMLECYVHNLLRITVYVPALRKDVLELIINKMLALDVTAPRSEIEEVEASAQQDKGEKARDDFLFDMDEDEDLAMNSSAGMDSSLMVHPVAERLDTLMGVLLAFIKDMCHVNGSLEVERAKTLYRDLVGVFDRLVLPTHASCHVQFCVFYLCSFRLGLAEAFLDHLWKILQSPSQPAVIRQASAGYMGSFLARAKFLPIATVKACLDLLVSWLHLYIDTQDSGSKAFCDVSLHGPFYAACQAVFYTLIFRHKLILEGSMRKGLDYLQKLNLERIVMSRLNPLKVCLPAVTNMFAAITRKYQLVFCYTIIERNNRSILPVIRSSMGGDSLTTNTNPLDTFFPFDPYLLKRSGKLFESIYQVWEEPSDCVLDVQTRDVRKAPAEDEDDFLHGQTPQGDVMMGGTPGSYDAALTSPSSVGSPPIAFLQRRF; from the exons ATGGAAGTGGAGAGAGATTTTATGAACAGTCCTCCGGTGAAAACGGTGCGTTTTGGAGGCAGCGTTGTCAACACATTGGCCAAGCTGAAACAG GGAGACACAAGCGATTATGAGATGATCAAAACTCAGCTCTCGGACCCAGATATAAAG GATGCCCAAATTATTAACTGGTTGCAGGAATTCAGGAGCTGCGTTACTCAGCTTGGCAAAGATCATGAGCACTTAATCCATGTTGTTTTG AGGCTGCCGTGGCTCGGTCGGAGTCCGGCTGTGGTGGACGAGTACTTGGCTTTTCTCAATAATCTCGTCTCTGCCCAGACTGTTTACCTTAGACCCTGCCTCAAAATGGTAGTCTCCAATTTTACACCAA AAAGAATAAAAATACAGGAAGGAAACGTGGATATTTCGGATTCGGACGATGATGATGAGA ACCTACCCAGGATATTTGAACACTGTCATCAGGCCTTGCAGATGATTGCAAAATATGTGCCATC CACCAGTCGTTTTCTAATGCCAATCCTCACAGAGAACTTCCCTTTTGTGCAGAAATCGTCCAGAATGCTG gagTGTTACGTCCACAACCTGCTGAGGATCACGGTCTACGTGCCGGCCCTGAGAAAGGACGTTCTGGAGCTCATCATCAACAAGATGCTTGCTTTGGAT GTAACCGCCCCCCGGAGTGAGATTGAGGAAGTGGAGGCTTCAGCACAGCAGGATAAAGGCGAAAAGGCACGCGACGACTTCCTGTTTGACATG gatgaggatgaagacTTGGCGATGAACAGCTCAGCGGGCATGGACAGCTCATTGATGGTCCACCCAGTGGCTGAAAGGCTGGACACTTTGATGGGGGTGCTGCTGGCCTTCATTAAAGACATGTGCCATGTTAACG GTTCCCTGGAAGTGGAGAGGGCCAAGACTCTGTACAGAGACCTGGTGGGCGTGTTCGACCGGCTGGTGCTGCCCACACACGCCTCCTGCCACGTGCAGTTCTGCGTGTTCTACCTGTGCAGCTTCCGTCTG GGCTTAGCTGAGGCCTTCTTGGATCACCTGTGGAAGATTCTACAGAGTCCTTCTCAGCCAGCCGTTATCAGACAGGCCTCGGCCGGCTACATGGGCAGCTTCCTGGCCAGAGCCAAGTTCCTCCCCATCGC CACGGTGAAGGCTTGCCTGGATCTGCTGGTTTCTTGGCTCCACCTTTACATTGACACGCAGGACTCCGGCTCCAAGGCCTTCTGTGACGTCTCCCTGCATGGGCCCTTCTACGCCGCCTGCCAGGCTGTGTTCTACACCCTCATCTTCAGACACAAGCTCATCCTGGAGGGCAGTATGAGAAAAG GTTTGGACTACCTGCAGAAGCTGAATCTGGAGCGGATAGTGATGTCTCGACTGAACCCGCTGAAGGTGTGCCTGCCCGCCGTCACCAACATGTTCGCCGCGATCACCAG GAAGTACCAGCTGGTGTTCTGCTACACCATCATTGAACGCAACAACCGGAGCATCTTACCTGTCATCAGGAGCTCTATGGGTGGAGACTCCTTAACCACCAACACAAACCCTCTGGACACATTCTTCCCCTTTGACCCCTACCTGCTGAAGAG GTCTGGAAAGCTTTTTGAATCAATTTACCAAGTGTGGGAAGAGCCGTCTGACTGCGTGTTGGATGTTCAGACCAGAGACGTCCGAAAG GCTCCTGCGGAGGATGAGGACGATTTCCTGCATGGCCAAACCCCCCAGGGAGATGTGATGATGGGCGGGACGCCTGGTTCCTACGACGCGGCGCTGACCAGCCCCAGCAGTGTGGGATCTCCTCCCATCGCCTTCCTCCAGCGCCGCTTCTGA
- the LOC143505337 gene encoding transmembrane protein 238 has product MEEVFGGLGRCSCAFWLAVAFDVFGLIILLVGVFADLFFYDFLIYAGAIIIFLSLIWWVFWYTGNIAVPPEDLEDDVGLLKKDRGFVGVLRRMSSRLSNGIRNSIRRNGTTRGHGTMPGPSAYRRGGGRQVPVTLPMSPQEDLNTVSATVAGETRVSDNRIAETSAI; this is encoded by the coding sequence ATGGAGGAAGTTTTCGGTGGCCTTGGGCGATGTTCTTGCGCGTTTTGGCTCGCAGTGGCGTTTGACGTATTTGGCCTAATAATACTTTTAGTGGGTGTTTTTGCAGACCTATTCTTCTATGACTTTCTTATATATGCAGGAGCCATAATCATTTTTTTGAGTCTTATATGGTGGGTTTTTTGGTATACCGGTAACATTGCGGTACCGCCCGAAGACCTCGAGGACGACGTCGGTTTGTTGAAAAAGGACAGAGGTTTTGTCGGCGTTTTGCGGAGAATGTCCAGCCGCCTTTCTAACGGAATCAGGAATTCTATAAGGAGAAATGGGACCACACGTGGTCACGGAACGATGCCCGGGCCGTCTGCTTACAGACGGGGTGGCGGTCGCCAGGTTCCGGTGACTCTTCCAATGAGCCCTCAAGAGGACCTGAATACCGTGTCTGCCACAGTAGCAGGGGAAACACGAGTGTCAGACAACCGTATCGCAGAGACGTCAGCCATATAA
- the mpv17l gene encoding mpv17-like protein, whose translation MSKLLFKKAKVFPWITNVTLYGCLFAGGDFVHQYIAHRDKIDWKRTRNVAIVACSFQGNFNYFWLRALERRFPGKSLSMISRKLFLDQCFASPLATSVFYTGLSFLEGKEDVFEDWRGKFFNTYKTGLMYWPFMQFWNFMLMPPYLRTAFMGCSAFIWATFLCVSQQSGDGTAAVALQRILARSPDEK comes from the exons ATGAGCAAATTACTTTTCAAAAAAGCAAAAGTTTTTCCTTGGATAACTAACGTTACATTGTATGGATGCTTATTCGCTGGTGGGGACTTTGTGCATCAGTATATCGCTCACAGGGATAAAATTGACTGGAAGCGCACAAGAAATGTGGCGATTGTGGCGTGTAGTTTCCAGGGGAATTTTAACTACTTCTGGTTGCGAGCTTTGGAGCGACGATTCCCAGGAAAGTCACTAAGTATGATCTCCCGCAAGTTGTTTTTGGACCAGTGTTTTGCGTCACCACTAGCGACAAGTGTATTCTACACAG GACTAAGTTTTTTGGAGGGCAAAGAAGATGTTTTTGAGGACTGGAGAGGAAAGTTTTTTAACACATATAAG ACTGGACTCATGTACTGGCCATTCATGCAG TTTTGGAATTTCATGCTGATGCCACCCTACCTCCGCACGGCGTTCATGGGCTGCTCCGCGTTCATCTGGGCCACGTTTTTATGCGTTTCGCAGCAGAGCGGCGACGGGACCGCGGCCGTGGCTCTGCAGCGGATCCTGGCACGCTCCCCGGATGAGAAGTGA